A portion of the Salvelinus fontinalis isolate EN_2023a chromosome 32, ASM2944872v1, whole genome shotgun sequence genome contains these proteins:
- the LOC129831307 gene encoding zinc finger MYM-type protein 4-like isoform X3 has protein sequence MAASQKADQSETGEPNKEMEQPSQAGTSVDSVDPGASRSNAPTASADGNSGDDATNAVSASTSTIDGAGDAGNSETVKESYAENSKTVEEMITDALLTVGEMASEEDSQMERETASVDASQTEGETDSVEASQMEGETANVYASQTEGETASVDASQTEREAASVEASQTEGEAASVDASQTEREAASVDASPTEREAASVDASPTEREAASVDASPTEREAASVDASPTERGEASVDASPTERGEASVDASPTERGEASVDASPTERGEASVDASPTEREAASVDASPTEREAASVDASPTEREAASVDASPTKREAASVDASPTEREAASVDASPTEREAASVDASQTEREAASVDASQTEREAASVDASQTEREAASEDASQTEREAASVDASQTEREAASVDASQTEREAASVDASQTEREAASVDASQTEREAASVDASQTEREAASVDASQTEREAASVDASPTEREAASVDASQTEREAASVDASQTEREAASVDASQTEREAASVDASQTEREAASVDASQTEREAASVDASQTEREAASVDASPTEREAASVDASDTASADGSQTERETASADASQTERETVGTDAPQTVEETGNTNASQTNGETDSTDIPLDMGVVDADDEMEVNAIKVEDEQMQEEHNLEGMPVITAVEEGSNMDAFSSNSLDHGDEVEKMDTGRDGLTEKQIEKTGQVDNTDSMPSIVDTEDTEQPAEQTSFEEASGSSPPMEEDNSEDVKPFHPSPTSSEAILPQNSKGSDSPAGLENGVTGQPVKVVDSAQPTTEPVSTSVDTLSMVNVKDEPVDEEYDQALAPVVLTEGVKDEPDAAEELKISNVFSVGGAPTPIAASTPVTALSKTVMPPLTPAASSIPPLMPMAMRVACSACNKVLLKGQTAYQRKGSSDLFCSTSCLTTYSPPSAVKTTAPCPAKKPCHYCLKEIANPKDVITAPVDTMGTVKDFCSQTCLSSFNFKRNSAVSTLSTMTGAVKCSMCKKACISKHEVIFQGSMHRLCSEVCFTRFRSTNKLSMNSCQSCNNYCYGKVTVLVVQGVNKTFCSAGCVTTFKQKAKKTVACTMCRKFRAPVEMVDSADSDGKLEMFCSTGCVTAHKVQTVSSSGAQVECNTCGQKTVPSFHLAMSDGSIRNFCTMNCVVTFQDQFNKSNSQSQMNVTLSTGTTASPPAPGQTMDRGSQGTRLPCFQCHRLFSSKPELIQFKDKVVFLCSVNCSEEYRKINYEMARCEYCKIEKPAKEVKRINNRDYTFCSEGCKLLYKHDLTKRWGKHCRTCAYCASTAQEAVTGQYGGKMEEFCSDECKSHYTLLFCQVAKCDACERQGKLIETLPMLGEVKHFCNLQCLLDFCSLQTQNQGKPQGQKVAISIAQSPSNTTTATSMSDPVIANVVSLASSPIDQPNYTTALQGTVPRRHVKYVGNASTQTQAPRAPPPKVQKNKALLCKPMVQNKGIMCKPNLTTSGCQTDDNFPKVIIVPVPVPVYVPVPMNLYTQYTPQPVGLPIPLPVPMFLPVTLDNAERIVQTIQDIKEKIPSDPFEADLILMAEMVAEEGMEKSPQRPPERPAPAVQDDQGSTYSGDLDTEELSNFLTSWHDEPPPTPGVSSRHSRPYAHETLRPILDINTPTTPPPPIMDIEADFPVQTLELMAHWRDQERDRSPSPPPSPPRRRARRKARDGLPQKKKRRKSKAAETASVVASLGEAHSDVVPGEPPKLQHMYGVDAWKRWVQWSKTQPDLEKPRFGSRPMEIKEDVLKCTTAELSYGLCRFICEVQRPNGESYSQDSLFYLCLGIQQYLFQNGRMENIFTDLFYGKFTLEITKLLKGFKPTITASGYLHSRVEEEYLWDCKQLGAYSPIVLLNTLLFFCTKFFQFKTVAQHRQLSFAHVMRCTKSIHDNTKSNFLRFYPPIPKKDVPTETAADVDGVAAKRKRDDEEKEEVLEMMENSENPLRCPVRLYEFYLSKCSDSVKQRTNVFFLLPERSCIPNSPMWFSSQGLDDHTLDTMLTRILTVREIHLGDPQRNKPQSKDPEWVPDQHDDNSD, from the exons ATGGCTGCATCCCAGAAAGCGGACCAGTCAGAG ACAGGTGAGCCAAACAAGGAGATGGAGCAGCCATCTCAGGCTGGAACATCAGTGGATTCTGTGGACCCAGGAGCATCACGCAGCAATGCACCAACAGCCTCGGCAGATGGAAACAGTGGGGATGATGCTACCAATGCAGTCAGTGCAAGTACCTCAACTATAGACGGGGCAGGGGATGCTGGTAATTCAGAAACTGTGAAGGAATCCTATGCAGAGAATTCAAAGACAGTGGAAGAAATGATAACAGATGCCTTGCTGACTGTGGGAGAAATGGCCAGTGAAGAGGATTCACAGATGGAAAGAGAAACAGCCAGTGTCGATGCTTCACAGACGGAAGGAGAAACAGACAGTGTGGAAGCTTCACAGATGGAAGGAGAAACGGCCAATGTGTATGCTTCACAGACGGAAGGAGAAACGGCCAGTGTGGATGCTTCACAGACGGAAAGAGAAGCTGCCAGCGTGGAGGCTTCACAGACGGAAGGAGAAGCGGCCAGCGTGGATGCTTCACAGACGGAAAGAGAAGCGGCCAGTGTGGATGCTTCACCGACGGAAAGAGAAGCGGCTAGCGTGGATGCTTCACCGACGGAAAGAGAAGCGGCCAGCGTGGATGCTTCACCGACGGAAAGAGAAGCGGCCAGCGTGGATGCTTCACCGACGGAAAGAGGAGAGGCCAGCGTGGATGCTTCACCGACGGAAAGAGGAGAGGCCAGCGTGGATGCTTCACCGACGGAAAGAGGAGAGGCCAGCGTGGATGCTTCACCGACGGAAAGAGGAGAGGCCAGCGTGGATGCTTCACCGACGGAAAGAGAAGCGGCCAGCGTGGATGCTTCACCGACGGAAAGAGAAGCGGCCAGCGTGGATGCTTCACCGACGGAAAGAGAAGCGGCCAGCGTGGATGCTTCACCGACGAAAAGAGAAGCGGCCAGCGTGGATGCTTCACCGACGGAAAGAGAAGCGGCCAGCGTGGATGCTTCACCGACGGAAAGAGAAGCGGCCAGCGTGGATGCTTCACAGACGGAAAGAGAAGCGGCCAGCGTGGATGCTTCACAGACGGAAAGAGAAGCGGCCAGCGTGGATGCTTCACAGACGGAAAGAGAAGCGGCCAGCGAGGATGCTTCACAGACGGAAAGAGAAGCGGCCAGCGTGGATGCTTCACAGACGGAAAGAGAAGCGGCCAGCGTGGATGCTTCACAGACGGAAAGAGAAGCGGCCAGCGTGGATGCTTCACAGACGGAAAGAGAAGCGGCCAGCGTGGATGCTTCACAGACGGAAAGAGAAGCGGCCAGCGTGGATGCTTCACAGACGGAAAGAGAAGCGGCCAGCGTGGATGCTTCACAGACGGAAAGAGAAGCGGCCAGCGTGGATGCTTCACCGACGGAAAGAGAAGCGGCCAGCGTGGATGCTTCACAGACGGAAAGAGAAGCGGCCAGCGTGGATGCTTCACAGACGGAAAGAGAAGCGGCCAGCGTGGATGCTTCACAGACGGAAAGAGAAGCGGCCAGCGTGGATGCTTCACAGACGGAAAGAGAAGCGGCCAGCGTGGATGCTTCACAGACGGAAAGAGAAGCGGCCAGCGTGGATGCTTCACAGACGGAAAGAGAAGCGGCCAGCGTGGATGCTTCACCGACGGAAAGAGAAGCGGCCAGCGTGGATGCTTCAGACACAGCCAGTGCAGATGGTTCCCAGACGGAAAGAGAAACGGCCAGTGCAGACGCTTCACAGACGGAAAGAGAAACAGTTGGTACAGATGCACCCCAGACTGTGGAAGAAACAGGCAATACAAATGCTTCACAGACTAATGGTGAAACAGACAGCACAGACATACCTCTGGACATGGGAGTAGTGGATGCTGATGATGAGATGGAGGTCAATGCTATCAAAGTGGAGGATGAACAGATGCAGGAGGAACACAACTTGGAGGGGATGCCCGTGATAACTGCTGTGGAAGAGGGAAGCAACATGGACGCTTTTAGCAGTAACTCCCTGGATCATGGGGATGAAGTGGAGAAGATGGACACCGGGAGAGATGGACTGACAGAGAAGCAAATAGAGAAGACCGGGCAAGTGGACAACACTGATTCCATGCCTTCTATTGTGGATACAG aggacacagagcaaCCTGCTGAGCAGACCAGCTTTGAGGAGGCTAGCGGCTCGTCTCCACCTATGGAGGAGGACAATTCTGAAGATGTCAAACCATTTCACCCCAGTCCCACCTCTAGCGAAGCTATTCTCCCACAGAACAGTAAAG GCTCTGACAGTCCTGCAGGGCTGGAGAATGGAGTGACAGGACAGCCAGTCAAAGTTGTGGAT TCTGCCCAGCCGACAACAGAGCCTGTGTCCACCAGCGTTGACACCCTCTCCATGGTGAATGTGAAGGATGAGCCAGTAGATGAGGAGTATGATCAGGCCCTGGCTCCAGTAGTCCTCACAGAGGGcgtcaaggatgaaccagacgcaGCGGAG GAGTTGAAAATCAGTAACGTCTTCTCTGTGGGCGGCGCCCCTACCCCAATCG CCGCATCCACGCCGGTGACCGCCCTCTCCAAGACTGTGATGCCTCCCTTGACCCCGGCcgcctcctccatccctccgctGATGCCCATGGCTATGCGGGTGGCCTGCTCGGCCTGTAACAAGGTGTTGCTGAAGGGCCAAACGGCCTACCAGAGGAAGGGCTCCTCGGACCTCTTCTGCTCCACGTCCTGCCTCACCACCTACAGCCCCCCGTCCGCCGTCAAGACGACTGCCCCCTGCCCGGCCAAGAAACCCTGCCACTACTGCCTCAA GGAGATTGCGAACCCCAAGGACGTGATCACAGCTCCTGTGGACACCATGGGCACGGTGAAGGACTTCTGCAGCCAGACCTGCCTCTCCTCCTTCAACTTCAAGAGGAACTCTGccgtctccaccctctccaccatgaCCGGGGCCGTCAAGTGCAGCATGTGCAAAAAGGCCTGCATT AGTAAACATGAGGTGATCTTCCAGGGCAGCATGCACAGACTGTGCAGCGAGGTGTGCTTTACGCGCTTCCGCTCCACCAACAAGCTGTCCATGAACAGCTGCCAGAGCTGCAACAACTACTGCTACGGCAAGGTCACCGTGCTGGTCGTGCAGGGGGTCAACAAGACCTTCTGCAGCGCCGGCTGTGTCACCACCTTCAAACAG AAAGCTAAGAAGACTGTGGCATGTACTATGTGCCGCAAATTCCGCGCACCGGTGGAGATGGTCGACAGCGCCGACTCTGACGGCAAGCTGGAGATGTTCTGCTCTACTGGCTGTGTTACAGCCCACAAAGTACAGACCGTCAGCTCCTCAG GTGCTCAGGTAGAGTGCAACACCTGTGGTCAGAAGACGGTGCCCTCCTTCCACCTGGCCATGTCGGACGGCTCCATCCGGAACTTCTGCACCATGAACTGTGTCGTCACCTTTCAG GATCAGTTCAATAAGAGCAACTCCCAGAGCCAGATGAACGTGACCCTGAGCACAGGGACCACAGCTTCCCCCCCGGCCCCGGGCCAGACCATGGACAGGGGATCCCAAGGGACCAGACTGCCCTGCTTCCAGTGCCACCGCCTCTTCTCCTCCAAGCCCGAGCTCATTCAGTTCAAG GATAAGGTGGTATTCCTGTGTTCAGTAAATTGCTCAGAGGAGTACAGAAAGATCAACTACGAGATGGCGCGCTGCGAGTACTGCAAGATTGAGAAGCCGGCCAAGGAGGTCAAGAGAATCAACAATAGGGACTACACCTTCTGCAGTGAAG GCTGTAAGCTGCTCTACAAGCACGACCTGACCAAGCGCTGGGGGAAACACTGCAGAACCTGTGCCTACTGCGCCTCTACCGCGCAGGAGGCCGTCACAGGCCAGTACGGAGGCAAGATGGAGGAGTTCTGCTCGGATGAGTGCAAGTCCCACTACACCCTGCTCTTCTGTCAG GTGGCCAAGTGTGACGCGTGCGAGCGCCAGGGGAAGCTGATTGAGACCCTGCCGATGCTGGGCGAGGTGAAGCACTTCTGCAACCTCCAGTGTCTGCTCGACTTCTGCAGCCTGCAGACCCAGAACCAGGGCAAGCCCCAGGGCCAAAAGG TGGCCATCTCAATCGCTCAATCCCCCTCCAATACTACCACTGCTACGAGCATGTCTGATCCAGTCATCGCCAACGTAGTCTCACTAGCCAGCTCCCCCATTGACCAGCCCAACTACACCACTGCCCTGCaag GGACTGTTCCAAGAAGACATGTGAAGTATGTTGGAAAT GCCAGCACACAGACACAGGCCCCTCGGGCCCCTCCACCCAAGGTTCAGAAGAACAAGGCACTACTCTGTAAACCAATGGTCCAGAACAAGGGCATCATGTGTAAACCCAACCTCACCACCTCAGGGTGCCAGACAG ATGATAATTTCCCCAAGGTGATCATCGTGCCTGTCCCAGTACCGGTGTATGTTCCAGTCCCCATGAACCTGTACACCCAGTACACCCCCCAGCCTGTTGGACTCCCCATACCG CTGCCCGTGCCCATGTTCCTGCCGGTGACTCTGGACAACGCTGAGCGCATCGTGCAGACCATCCAGGACATCAAGGAGAAGATCCCCTCTGACCCGTTCGAGGCAGACCTCATCCTCATGGCCGAGATGGTAgcggaggaggggatggagaagTCCCCGCAACGACCACCTGAAAGGCCAGCCCCAGCAGTACAAGATG ACCAGGGAAGCACCTACAGTGGAGACCTGGACACAGAAGAATTGAGTAACTTCCTCACCTCTTGGCATGACGAGCCACCTCCCACCCCCGGCGTCTCCTCGCGCCACAGTCGACCCTATGCCCACGAGACGCTCCGACCCATCCTGGACATCAACACCCCcaccacacccccaccccccatcATGGACATAGAGGCTGACTTCCCTGTCC AAACCCTGGAGCTGATGGCCCATTGGAGGGATCAGGAGAGGGATAGAAGTCCCAGtcctccaccttctcctccaCGACGAAGAGCCAGAAGGAAAGCTCGGGATGGCTTGCCACAGAAGAAAAAG AGGCGAAAGTCGAAAGCAGCAGAGACTGCGTCAGTGGTGGCGTCACTGGGTGAGGCGCATAGTGACGTGGTGCCCGGCGAGCCCCCTAAACTGCAGCACATGTACGGGGTGGACGCCTGGAAGAGATGGGTCCAGTGGAGCAAGACCCAGCCTGACCTGGAGAAGCCTCGATTTGGCT CGCGACCAATGGAGATAAAGGAGGATGTTTTAAAGTGCACTACAGCAGAGCTGAGCTACGGTCTCTGTCGGTTTATCTGTGAAGTCCAACGACCCAACGGAGAGTCCTACAGCCAGGACAGTCTGTTCTATCTCTGCCTCGGCATCCAGCAG TACTTATTTCAGAATGGGCGCATGGAGAACATATTCACTGACCTCTTCTATGGCAAGTTCACCCTGGAGATCACCAAGCTGCTGAAAGGCTTCAAACCTACCATAACGGCCAGTG gctaCCTGCACTCGCGGGTGGAGGAGGAGTACCTGTGGGACTGTAAACAGCTGGGGGCCTACTCTCCCATCGTGCTGCTCAACACGCTGCTCTTCTTCTGTACTAAGTTCTTCCAGTTCAAGACGGTGGCCCAGCACCGCCAGCTCTCCTTCGCCCACGTCATGCGCTGTACCAAGTCCATCCACGACAACACCAAGTCCAACTTCCTGCGCTTCTACCCGCCCATCCCCAAGAAGGACGTGCCTACCGAGACAGCAG cagatgTAGATGGTGTGGCAGCGAAGAGGAAGAGGGATgacgaggagaaagaggaggtgctggagatgatgGAGAACAGTGAGAATCCCCTCCGCTGTCCTGTCCGATTGTACGAGTTCTACCTTTCCAAGTG ctcggACTCGGTAAAGCAGCGCACCAACGTGTTCTTCCTGCTCCCGGAGCGCTCGTGCATCCCCAACAGCCCCATGTGGTTCTCCTCCCAGGGCCTGGACGACCACACTCTGGACACCATGCTGACGCGCATCCTCACCGTCAGGGAGATCCATCTGGGAGACCCCCAGAGGAACAAGCCCCAGTCCAAGGACCCTGAGTGGGTCCCCGACCAACACGACGACAACTCGGATTGA